The following proteins are encoded in a genomic region of Desulfobacterales bacterium:
- a CDS encoding amidohydrolase family protein: MIIKADHPWMLRLADIAAKYDVPIDIHMEATDDNLAALERLLAHNRNTKIIWAHAGWSQLGTATADVWERLMARQSNLYGSIKHRTPTRRDPSPMVNVRDESGRIEADWLRLFERFTDRFMIGADIGPGTFVKGGNDFRHLKHTQAFLRRLPPHLLGPIARDNAIRVFNLSAD; encoded by the coding sequence ATGATCATCAAGGCCGATCATCCCTGGATGCTGAGGCTCGCCGACATCGCCGCCAAATACGACGTTCCCATCGACATCCACATGGAGGCGACAGACGACAACCTCGCCGCGCTTGAACGGCTGCTGGCGCACAATAGAAACACCAAGATCATCTGGGCTCATGCCGGATGGTCGCAACTTGGCACCGCCACCGCGGATGTCTGGGAGCGGTTGATGGCGCGGCAATCGAACCTTTATGGCAGTATCAAGCACAGGACTCCGACCAGGCGAGACCCCTCGCCGATGGTCAATGTCAGAGATGAAAGCGGCAGGATTGAGGCCGACTGGCTGCGCCTGTTCGAGAGGTTCACCGACCGCTTTATGATCGGCGCCGACATCGGGCCAGGCACCTTTGTCAAGGGCGGCAACGACTTTCGGCATCTCAAGCACACGCAGGCGTTCCTTCGCCGGCTACCCCCGCACCTCCTCGGTCCGATCGCCAGGGATAACGCCATCCGCGTGTTCAATCTATCGGCGGACTAA